In Sphingopyxis macrogoltabida, the sequence CGAATGTCCCGTCGCCGCGCATTCGGCCGTCGGCGACCATGCCCGATTCCTCGCCGAACAGGTCGGGGACGATCCCCTTATATTCAACCGGCACCGATGCCTTGCCGTCGGTCGCGACGAAACGGATCGTCAGGCCATCGGCCTGCCGGACAATGCTGCCCTTGGCGACCATGCCGCCGAGCCGCATCGCTTCGCCGACCTCGGTCTTGCCGGCCGCGACCTCGACCGGCGTACGGAAATAGGCGGCCTCGTCGCGCAGCGCGCTTGCTGCCAGCACGCCCGCGCCGCCAACCCCGACGAGCGCGACCAGCGCCAGAATCAGTCGCTGATGCTTCGCCTTCACTTGCGGTCCTTTCGCAGCGCGTCGCTGCGTTTCTCGGCCTTCGCCATCGCGCGCCAGCTCGACCACAGGACCGCGCCGGTCAGCAGCGCGGTCAGCGCATAGGCGGCCGCCACATAGGCCCATTGGCCACCCCCGCTGATC encodes:
- the ccmE gene encoding cytochrome c maturation protein CcmE gives rise to the protein MKAKHQRLILALVALVGVGGAGVLAASALRDEAAYFRTPVEVAAGKTEVGEAMRLGGMVAKGSIVRQADGLTIRFVATDGKASVPVEYKGIVPDLFGEESGMVADGRMRGDGTFVADRILAKHDERYMPPQMGDMPKDMKAAPKA